In Gemmata obscuriglobus, a single genomic region encodes these proteins:
- a CDS encoding DUF350 domain-containing protein, which produces MTLLAESWSPETFGLSLLAAAAFGLLGIALLALGFKVFEWITPKLNVEEELAKGNVAVGVVLAAVVLGISLIVVRAIGG; this is translated from the coding sequence ATGACACTCCTCGCCGAAAGCTGGAGCCCCGAAACCTTCGGGCTGTCCCTGTTAGCCGCAGCCGCGTTCGGGTTGCTCGGGATCGCGCTGCTGGCACTCGGGTTCAAGGTGTTCGAGTGGATCACACCGAAGCTGAACGTCGAGGAAGAACTGGCGAAGGGGAACGTCGCGGTGGGCGTGGTTCTGGCCGCCGTGGTGCTCGGGATCAGCCTGATCGTGGTCCGCGCGATCGGCGGCTAA
- a CDS encoding DUF1559 domain-containing protein: MFSFRQRRGFTLIELLVVIAIIAILIGLLLPAVQKVREAAARMSCSNNLKQLALAAHSHHDALGGLPPGSFGPMTGDYNFPSGWADPSLGAAVPWGHFSWAVPVLPYVEADNLYNRFNLNVPAYASAIWENGANRGPAGNTANQFACTNAPKVFRCPSARPAGNPNEMKDYAMNASSGSDNCCAERMTQQNGIGWVNSKVRMTEVTDGTSNTFLFLEKAAWANQSWLDANQGANHFAWVHHPTQGMVTAREYGGGTPFPPNATVYNNRAAVGSHTNGVLAAWVDGRVALVNNNIDFNAYQWMFTRAGGEVLPNY, encoded by the coding sequence ATGTTTTCATTTCGCCAGCGGCGCGGGTTCACGCTGATCGAGTTGTTGGTGGTGATCGCGATCATCGCGATCCTGATCGGGCTCCTGCTGCCCGCCGTCCAGAAGGTGCGCGAGGCCGCCGCGCGGATGTCGTGCTCGAACAACCTGAAGCAACTCGCCCTGGCCGCGCACAGCCACCACGACGCGCTCGGCGGTTTGCCGCCGGGCAGCTTCGGGCCGATGACCGGCGACTACAACTTCCCGTCCGGCTGGGCGGACCCGTCCCTCGGCGCGGCGGTGCCCTGGGGCCACTTCAGTTGGGCCGTGCCGGTGCTGCCGTACGTCGAGGCCGACAACCTGTACAACCGGTTCAACCTGAACGTTCCGGCCTACGCGTCGGCGATCTGGGAGAACGGCGCGAACCGCGGCCCGGCGGGTAACACCGCCAACCAGTTCGCGTGTACCAACGCGCCCAAGGTGTTCCGGTGCCCGTCGGCCCGGCCGGCGGGCAACCCGAACGAGATGAAGGACTACGCGATGAACGCCAGCAGCGGCAGCGACAACTGCTGCGCCGAGCGGATGACCCAGCAGAACGGGATCGGGTGGGTGAACAGCAAGGTGCGGATGACGGAGGTGACCGACGGGACCAGCAACACGTTCCTGTTCTTGGAGAAGGCGGCGTGGGCGAACCAGAGCTGGCTGGACGCCAACCAGGGCGCCAACCACTTCGCCTGGGTCCACCACCCGACGCAGGGGATGGTGACGGCCCGCGAGTACGGCGGCGGCACCCCGTTCCCGCCGAACGCGACCGTTTACAACAACCGGGCGGCCGTCGGCAGCCACACGAACGGGGTGCTGGCCGCGTGGGTGGACGGGCGGGTTGCGCTCGTGAACAACAACATCGATTTCAACGCCTACCAGTGGATGTTCACCCGGGCGGGTGGCGAGGTCCTCCCGAACTACTGA
- a CDS encoding DUF1559 domain-containing protein: protein MPSRRRSGFTLIELLVVIAIIAILIGLLLPAVQKVREAAARMSCQNNLKQLGLACHSFHDAQQGWPLGIEFNVGSAWTAFILPYMEQDNVYKALTFQEDSLANRQWAQGLPGVPGDITSSNPDLRNIGACEMKFKMFTCPSSGLPDNIPDISGDNWIVQRRAPANYSGCVSGVITDDRRRITANTPWGSTNSGTEDIHTLDGIFIAKQVHQRITRDGQSYGGMTSGVTMTGITDGTSNTIAIGEVLTDRLAIPDMGLTRENNASGQGRKDHWAIGGDDADTSNQGDMSEFLFSTAVKINTPRVAGGSAGFAAYELSAGSGHSGGANFLFADGSVKFLRDSLDAGIFSALGTRTGGEVIGNY, encoded by the coding sequence ATGCCCTCGCGCCGCCGGTCCGGGTTCACGCTGATCGAGTTGTTGGTGGTGATCGCGATCATCGCGATCCTGATCGGGCTCCTGCTGCCCGCCGTCCAGAAGGTCCGCGAGGCCGCCGCCCGCATGAGCTGCCAGAACAACCTCAAGCAGCTCGGCCTCGCCTGCCACTCGTTCCACGACGCCCAGCAGGGGTGGCCGCTGGGCATCGAGTTCAACGTCGGCAGCGCGTGGACCGCATTCATCCTGCCGTACATGGAGCAGGACAACGTTTACAAGGCCCTGACGTTCCAGGAGGACAGCCTCGCGAACCGGCAGTGGGCGCAAGGGCTGCCCGGGGTCCCCGGTGACATCACCAGTTCGAACCCGGACCTCCGGAACATCGGCGCGTGCGAGATGAAGTTCAAGATGTTCACCTGCCCGTCGTCGGGCCTGCCCGACAACATCCCGGACATCTCGGGCGACAACTGGATCGTCCAGCGCCGCGCGCCGGCCAACTACTCCGGGTGCGTGTCCGGGGTGATCACCGACGACCGCCGCCGCATCACCGCCAACACCCCGTGGGGCTCGACCAACAGCGGCACCGAGGACATCCACACCCTCGACGGGATCTTCATCGCCAAACAGGTCCACCAGCGGATCACGCGGGACGGCCAGAGCTACGGCGGGATGACCAGCGGGGTGACCATGACCGGGATCACCGACGGCACCTCGAACACGATCGCCATCGGCGAGGTGCTGACCGACCGGCTCGCGATCCCGGACATGGGCCTGACCCGCGAGAACAACGCCAGCGGCCAGGGCCGTAAGGACCACTGGGCGATCGGCGGCGACGACGCGGACACCAGCAACCAGGGCGACATGTCGGAGTTCCTGTTCTCGACCGCCGTGAAGATCAACACCCCCCGCGTTGCCGGCGGGAGCGCCGGGTTCGCCGCCTACGAGCTGAGCGCCGGGAGCGGCCACAGCGGCGGCGCGAACTTCCTGTTCGCCGACGGGAGCGTCAAGTTCCTTCGCGACAGCCTGGACGCCGGCATCTTCTCCGCGCTCGGCACCCGCACCGGCGGCGAAGTGATCGGCAACTACTAA
- a CDS encoding calcium-binding protein: MPTWTLKKLAARLLQSTGRPRPVPALRSGLEALDDRVMPSVSVFPYGEALYITGTAGDDAVAVTRSGGQLTVTTRAGNGPAVSTAVPVVPWMYIQFAGFDGNDSFSNETDIPAYADGGNGNDDLRGGSAADTLTGGAGDDYLNGGAGNDAIDGGADNDIIHGGQGNDVLTCGAGNDYASGSDGNDLLIGGTGNDFLAGGAGDDAFDPGTGTDTLTGGTGWDRLSIAARAAGAEVQNTQVVFRQVTATGFGSVVETVGCPDVETVELWGGAENNRFDAIGYTGTVMFHGGAGADWLRGTGGGDVLNGGEGNDTLSGEGNFDILNGGAGNDALYGGDGNDNLDGGDGNDALYGGAGNDTLTGGAGNDGLYGGAGFDRVAENARYAVVYVGADAVRSYFWQGAFMEFDPITEMEVVAVTGGAENNWFSANGYTGSVEFRGGAGNDTLLAGTSGDAALFGDAGNDTLGGGIGFDLLRGGAGNDTLTGGAGNDRLFGEGDDDTLSGGFGNDVLDGGDGNDVLGAVVTVGGLSGGWRQYTFADEPGDDVLRGGSGNDTARGGSGNDVIEGGSGNDTLGAVLVNVRRTNNDSIYYWEDIGEDGNDVIRGGDGDDTIKGGNGNDKLYGEGGNDMLGGETQLAYAQLSGDGYAYGFDLYGEAGDDELYGGTGKDILGGGDGKDILDGGGQYISPGYQILNALGQIYFDIDVAVAADGDLIYSDGGLSAYFGFELNKNYVNELTGERR; the protein is encoded by the coding sequence ATGCCTACCTGGACTCTCAAAAAGCTCGCGGCCCGTCTGCTCCAATCGACCGGCCGCCCCCGCCCGGTTCCAGCGCTCCGTTCGGGGCTCGAAGCCCTGGATGACCGGGTGATGCCGTCGGTGTCCGTCTTCCCCTACGGCGAGGCGTTATACATCACCGGCACGGCAGGGGACGACGCCGTGGCCGTCACCCGGTCCGGGGGACAGCTAACGGTCACCACCCGGGCCGGTAACGGCCCGGCGGTGTCGACCGCGGTGCCGGTCGTGCCGTGGATGTACATCCAGTTCGCGGGGTTCGACGGCAACGACTCGTTCTCCAACGAGACGGACATCCCCGCCTACGCCGACGGCGGGAACGGGAACGATGACCTGCGCGGCGGTTCGGCGGCCGACACCCTGACGGGCGGTGCGGGCGACGACTACCTCAACGGCGGGGCCGGCAACGACGCCATCGACGGTGGGGCGGACAACGACATCATCCACGGAGGCCAGGGGAACGATGTACTCACTTGCGGAGCCGGCAACGACTACGCATCCGGGTCGGACGGCAACGACCTGTTGATCGGCGGGACCGGCAACGACTTCTTGGCCGGCGGAGCTGGAGACGACGCCTTCGACCCGGGCACCGGGACCGACACCCTGACCGGCGGCACCGGGTGGGACCGGCTGTCCATTGCCGCCCGGGCCGCCGGGGCCGAGGTGCAGAACACCCAGGTGGTGTTCCGGCAGGTCACCGCCACCGGGTTCGGGAGCGTCGTCGAGACCGTCGGGTGCCCCGACGTCGAGACGGTCGAACTGTGGGGCGGGGCCGAGAACAACCGCTTTGACGCGATCGGGTACACCGGGACGGTCATGTTCCACGGCGGGGCCGGGGCCGACTGGCTGCGCGGCACGGGCGGGGGCGATGTCCTGAACGGCGGAGAGGGGAACGACACCCTCTCCGGCGAGGGCAACTTTGACATCCTGAACGGTGGGGCCGGCAACGACGCCCTGTACGGCGGGGACGGCAACGACAACCTTGACGGCGGGGACGGGAACGACGCCCTGTACGGCGGGGCCGGCAACGACACGCTGACCGGCGGAGCCGGCAACGACGGCCTGTACGGCGGGGCCGGCTTCGACCGAGTGGCCGAGAACGCGCGGTACGCGGTCGTGTACGTCGGTGCCGACGCCGTCCGATCGTACTTCTGGCAGGGGGCGTTCATGGAGTTCGACCCGATCACCGAGATGGAGGTCGTGGCGGTGACCGGCGGGGCCGAGAACAACTGGTTCAGCGCGAACGGCTACACCGGGTCGGTCGAGTTCCGCGGCGGCGCCGGCAACGACACCCTACTGGCCGGCACGTCCGGCGACGCGGCCCTCTTCGGCGACGCCGGCAACGACACCCTGGGCGGGGGCATAGGGTTCGACCTCCTGCGGGGCGGGGCCGGCAACGACACGCTGACCGGCGGGGCCGGGAACGACCGGCTGTTCGGAGAGGGGGACGATGACACCCTCAGCGGCGGGTTCGGCAACGACGTGCTCGACGGGGGTGACGGGAACGACGTGCTCGGGGCGGTCGTCACCGTCGGCGGGCTGAGCGGCGGATGGCGGCAGTACACGTTCGCTGACGAGCCCGGGGACGATGTTCTGCGGGGCGGGTCCGGCAACGACACCGCCCGGGGCGGGTCCGGAAACGATGTCATCGAAGGCGGGTCCGGCAACGACACCCTGGGGGCCGTGCTGGTCAACGTCCGCCGCACCAACAACGACTCGATCTACTACTGGGAAGACATCGGCGAGGACGGGAACGACGTGATCCGCGGCGGCGACGGGGACGACACCATCAAGGGAGGCAACGGGAACGACAAGCTGTACGGCGAGGGCGGCAACGACATGCTCGGGGGCGAGACGCAACTCGCCTACGCCCAACTCAGCGGGGACGGGTACGCCTACGGGTTCGACCTGTACGGGGAAGCCGGGGACGACGAGTTGTACGGCGGAACCGGCAAGGACATCCTGGGCGGGGGGGACGGCAAAGACATCCTCGACGGGGGCGGCCAGTACATCAGCCCCGGCTACCAGATCCTCAACGCCCTCGGACAGATCTACTTCGACATCGACGTCGCGGTGGCGGCCGACGGGGACCTGATCTACTCAGACGGCGGGCTGTCCGCCTACTTCGGGTTCGAACTGAACAAGAACTACGTCAACGAGCTGACCGGGGAGCGGCGGTAG
- a CDS encoding NAD(P)H-hydrate epimerase, whose protein sequence is MFTLSRSEVRELDRRAIEEFGVPGVVLMENAGRGAAELLMRLNPDRKAVVILCGPGNNGGDGFVIARHLDNAGWPVWTIDHPGTTQLTGDAAVNRKIIERSAVPMLPWLPEVLPTPAGWLIDALFGTGLNRALDERYTDYFRMLNTSGYQVLAIDIPSGLDCDTGEPLGPAVRATHTATFVAPKRGFLNPKSKEWTGEVHTIDIGAPRALVDQYRRSKRV, encoded by the coding sequence ATGTTCACACTCTCACGCAGTGAGGTTCGCGAACTCGACCGCCGGGCGATCGAGGAGTTCGGGGTTCCGGGCGTAGTGCTGATGGAGAACGCTGGCCGCGGCGCCGCCGAACTGCTGATGCGCCTGAACCCGGATCGCAAGGCGGTGGTGATCCTGTGCGGACCGGGAAACAACGGCGGCGATGGGTTTGTGATCGCCCGCCACCTCGATAACGCGGGGTGGCCGGTGTGGACGATTGATCACCCCGGAACGACACAACTAACTGGTGATGCGGCCGTGAATCGAAAAATCATCGAGCGCTCGGCTGTACCCATGCTGCCTTGGCTTCCGGAAGTGCTACCCACGCCAGCGGGTTGGCTTATCGATGCCCTTTTCGGTACCGGACTGAACCGCGCACTGGATGAACGCTACACCGACTACTTTCGCATGCTTAATACTTCGGGATATCAGGTCCTCGCGATCGACATTCCCTCCGGGCTCGATTGCGACACCGGCGAACCGCTCGGCCCGGCCGTCCGGGCGACTCACACCGCTACCTTCGTTGCTCCCAAACGCGGGTTCCTCAATCCAAAGTCGAAGGAGTGGACCGGCGAGGTCCACACGATTGACATTGGCGCACCCCGCGCGCTTGTGGATCAGTACAGGAGGAGCAAGCGCGTATGA
- a CDS encoding reverse transcriptase family protein: protein MSTPTPVPAPAAPDTQTLWRLIVQAGGMKAYIDGQLRERGFLVTRRDADAMSDREKDAYKKALKQEAEERRKLRRETWGAYKANHIVHLGEGVFWTDEPKDDKWDTPNSEERAAENELPALDKPEQLAEALGVTVAQLKGMAYHRDAATSLHYVRFTIPKRDGTERPIWAPKKRLKAAQRWILHHIVERLPVHGSAQGFLVGRSILSNAQVHESPKILLKMDIKEFFPTVTVKRVRGVFRRAGYRNGISTLLAQVCTEAPREIVTIEGKTYYVSLGPRCLPQGAPTSPAITNALCLRLDRRLAGLAKRYGWRYTRYADDLTFSLPMEHKGPPKLGSMLGCARRIVEAEGFEVKSEKTRIHRTGGRQSVTGLVVNGDGPPRTTRKLRRQLRSAIHKLKTGKPLQEGESLARLTGYAAFVHMTNPELGRKMLADIQGFEGQAEGQVV from the coding sequence ATGAGCACACCGACACCAGTGCCCGCGCCCGCGGCGCCCGACACACAGACCCTCTGGCGCCTCATCGTCCAGGCCGGGGGGATGAAGGCGTACATCGACGGGCAGCTCCGCGAGCGCGGGTTCCTCGTCACCCGGCGCGACGCCGACGCGATGTCCGACCGGGAGAAGGACGCGTACAAGAAGGCGCTCAAGCAGGAGGCGGAGGAGCGCCGCAAGCTCCGGCGGGAGACGTGGGGCGCGTACAAGGCGAATCACATCGTTCACCTCGGCGAGGGCGTGTTCTGGACCGACGAGCCGAAGGACGATAAGTGGGACACGCCCAACAGCGAGGAGCGGGCGGCCGAGAACGAACTCCCCGCGCTCGACAAACCCGAGCAGCTCGCCGAGGCGCTCGGCGTCACCGTCGCGCAGCTCAAAGGCATGGCGTACCACCGCGACGCCGCCACGTCCCTGCACTACGTCCGGTTCACCATCCCCAAGCGCGACGGCACCGAACGGCCCATCTGGGCGCCGAAGAAGCGCCTGAAGGCCGCGCAGCGCTGGATCTTGCACCACATCGTCGAACGGTTGCCGGTTCACGGCTCCGCGCAGGGGTTCCTGGTCGGGCGGTCGATCCTCAGCAACGCGCAGGTTCACGAGAGCCCCAAGATCCTGCTGAAGATGGACATCAAGGAGTTCTTCCCGACCGTCACCGTGAAGCGGGTGAGGGGCGTGTTCCGCCGCGCCGGCTACCGCAATGGGATCAGCACGCTGCTGGCCCAGGTCTGCACCGAAGCGCCGCGCGAGATCGTGACCATTGAGGGAAAGACCTACTACGTCTCGCTCGGGCCGCGGTGCCTGCCGCAAGGCGCCCCCACCAGCCCGGCGATCACCAACGCGCTGTGCCTGCGCCTCGACCGCCGGCTCGCCGGGCTGGCGAAGCGGTACGGCTGGCGCTACACCCGCTACGCCGACGACCTGACCTTTAGCCTCCCGATGGAGCACAAGGGGCCGCCGAAGCTCGGCTCGATGCTCGGGTGCGCCCGACGAATCGTGGAGGCCGAGGGTTTCGAGGTCAAGTCCGAGAAGACGCGGATTCACCGAACGGGCGGGCGGCAAAGCGTGACGGGGCTCGTGGTGAACGGCGACGGCCCGCCGCGCACGACCCGCAAGCTGCGGCGCCAGCTCCGCTCGGCGATTCACAAGCTCAAAACCGGCAAGCCACTCCAAGAAGGCGAATCGCTGGCCCGCCTGACCGGCTACGCGGCGTTCGTCCACATGACGAACCCGGAACTCGGTCGCAAGATGCTCGCAGACATTCAGGGATTCGAGGGCCAGGCGGAAGGTCAAGTAGTGTGA
- the rho gene encoding transcription termination factor Rho has protein sequence MPDAKGVEGSPLPRPSLRAAAIAGKRPFRKPEGPPPVASAPPAAPPPAERPERERPERPERPERQRPAGSGARLDDLYRMPMPELFALAEKEGIREHTGMSRAQLIVGVVRRQIERGEVVRGSGTLEVLPDGYGFLRSQAHNYLASPEDIYVSPSQIRRMSLRTGLVVEGPIRLPIENQDNFALMQIELVNGKHPDEGTGVTSFEDLTPLHPNERLKLETTPDDLSMRIVDLITPIGKGQRGLIVAPPRTGKTILLSKMANAILKNHPESYVFVLLVDERPEEVTEMQRLVQSPNAEVVASTFDEPPEEHIHVSEIVLEKAKRMVEMRRDVIILLDSITRLARAHNTEAPGGGKLLSGGLDSNAMQKPKRFFGAARNVEEGGSLTILATALVDTGSKMDEVIFEEFKGTGNSELHLDRRLVEKRVYPAIDAVRSGTRKEELLMHPEEYEKVRILRRVLADMHPVEAMEMLINKSKKTKSNLEFLLSMNLG, from the coding sequence ATGCCCGACGCCAAAGGCGTCGAAGGGTCGCCGCTGCCGCGGCCCTCACTTCGTGCTGCCGCAATCGCCGGCAAGCGCCCCTTCCGGAAACCTGAAGGTCCGCCCCCGGTCGCTTCGGCGCCGCCCGCCGCACCCCCGCCCGCCGAGCGCCCGGAGCGTGAGCGGCCCGAGCGCCCGGAGCGGCCCGAACGTCAGCGCCCCGCGGGCAGCGGGGCGCGCCTCGACGACCTGTACCGGATGCCGATGCCCGAGCTGTTCGCGCTCGCGGAAAAAGAGGGCATCCGCGAACACACCGGGATGAGCCGCGCGCAGCTCATCGTGGGCGTGGTGCGGCGCCAGATCGAGCGTGGCGAGGTGGTCCGCGGGTCCGGCACCCTGGAGGTTCTGCCCGACGGCTACGGGTTCCTCCGCAGCCAGGCGCACAACTACCTCGCCAGCCCCGAAGACATCTACGTCTCCCCCAGCCAGATCCGGCGCATGAGCCTGCGGACCGGGTTGGTGGTCGAAGGGCCGATCCGGCTGCCCATCGAGAACCAGGACAACTTCGCGCTGATGCAGATCGAACTCGTCAACGGGAAGCACCCGGACGAGGGCACCGGCGTCACCAGCTTCGAAGACCTGACCCCGCTGCACCCGAACGAGCGGCTCAAGCTCGAAACGACGCCCGACGACCTGTCGATGCGGATCGTCGACCTCATCACCCCCATCGGCAAGGGCCAGCGCGGGCTGATCGTCGCGCCGCCCCGCACCGGTAAGACCATCCTCCTCTCGAAGATGGCCAACGCCATCCTCAAGAACCACCCCGAGTCGTACGTTTTCGTGCTGCTGGTGGACGAGCGGCCGGAAGAAGTGACCGAGATGCAGCGGCTCGTCCAGAGCCCGAACGCCGAGGTGGTGGCGAGCACGTTCGACGAGCCGCCGGAAGAGCACATCCACGTGTCCGAGATCGTCCTGGAGAAGGCGAAGCGGATGGTGGAAATGCGGCGGGACGTCATCATCCTGCTCGACTCGATCACCCGTCTGGCCCGCGCCCACAACACCGAGGCCCCCGGCGGCGGTAAGCTCCTGTCCGGCGGTCTCGATTCCAACGCGATGCAGAAGCCGAAACGGTTCTTCGGTGCCGCGCGGAACGTCGAGGAGGGCGGCTCGCTGACCATCCTCGCGACCGCCCTCGTGGACACCGGCTCGAAGATGGACGAGGTCATCTTCGAGGAGTTCAAGGGCACAGGTAACAGCGAGCTGCACCTGGACCGCCGGCTCGTCGAGAAGCGCGTGTACCCCGCGATCGACGCGGTGCGCAGCGGGACGCGCAAGGAAGAACTCCTCATGCACCCGGAGGAGTACGAGAAGGTGCGCATCCTGCGCCGCGTGCTGGCCGACATGCACCCGGTGGAAGCGATGGAGATGCTCATCAACAAGTCGAAGAAGACGAAGTCGAACCTGGAGTTCCTGCTCTCGATGAACCTGGGCTGA
- a CDS encoding carboxypeptidase regulatory-like domain-containing protein, whose product MATFLRAAATALLFLALVGAGGCSDGPKIVPVSGTVTRNGQPVPHMTVNFEPATGRPSWGVSDESGRFTLEYDASTKGAVVGTHKVWVAWRPASPKEELDAAKGRGKKPADLVAIQQKYGAVDKSPLRVEVTEAVQNLDIKLD is encoded by the coding sequence ATGGCCACCTTTCTCCGGGCGGCGGCGACCGCCCTTCTGTTCCTTGCGCTCGTCGGTGCCGGCGGCTGTAGCGACGGGCCGAAAATCGTCCCCGTATCGGGAACCGTTACCCGGAACGGGCAACCCGTGCCGCACATGACGGTCAACTTTGAACCGGCGACCGGGCGCCCGAGCTGGGGCGTGTCGGACGAGAGCGGGCGGTTCACGCTGGAGTACGATGCGAGCACCAAGGGGGCCGTCGTTGGTACTCACAAGGTCTGGGTGGCGTGGCGCCCCGCCAGCCCGAAGGAGGAACTTGATGCCGCGAAGGGGCGCGGAAAGAAGCCGGCGGATCTCGTTGCGATTCAGCAGAAGTACGGAGCGGTGGACAAATCACCGCTCCGGGTGGAGGTGACGGAAGCCGTTCAGAACCTGGACATCAAACTGGACTGA